The DNA region CCGAAGTCCAGCGCCTCGTCATCGCCGGCAATCTGCTGCGCGGGTAGCTGCGAGTTTCCCCAGCCTGAATTACGGATTCCTCATTCCCCTCTCTCGCAAGGGAGAGGGGTCGGGGAGAGAGTGCAAGTATGCTCCAACTGGGCGACTATCAAGTTCATTGCTTTGTTGAAAACCGCATGTATCTCGATGCCGGGTCGGTTTACGGGATCATTCCGAAGTCGATCTGGAGCAAATTCCAGCAGGCCGACGCCAACAATCTGCTGCCGTTTGACATCAATCTCTTCGTCGTCCGCGGCCACGGCAAGACGGTGATCTTCGACGCCGGCCTCGGTGATTTCCTCGAAGACCGCCAGCGCAAATTGTACTCGATATCGCAACCGTCGAAATTGGGCGCGGGTTTGCGTGCACTCGGCCTCACCCCCGCCGCCATCGACATCGTGATTCTCACGCATCTGCACTGGGATCACGCCGGCGGCGCAGTGCGGTTGGTTGACGGCAAGAGCGCGCTGGTCTTCAAGAATGCACTCCACTATGTCCATCGCGACGAATGGGAGGACGGTAGTCATCCGGATGAGCGGACAGCCGGCGTTTATTTTCCCGATCGCCTACAGGTGATCGAAGCGGCGGAGAAGCTGCGTCTGATTGACGGCGATTTCGAGGAGATCCTGCCGGGTCTGGTCGTGCGCAAGATCGGCGGACATACACGCGGGCAACTGGGCGTCGAGATCGAGTCGCAGGGGAAGAAGCTGATCTACTACGCCGACAATTTTCCGAGCTGCTACCATCTCAAAGTGCCCTATGTCTCCGCCACGGATCTATTTCCGCTTGACACGCAGCGCTGCAAGCGTGAGACGCTGCCCAAAGCGTACGAAGGCGGCTGGCTGATTGCGATGGATCACGACATCGACAACAAGATTGTCCGGCTCAAGTATGATGGGCTGAAGTACACCTGCGAAAAGGTGATCTGATCCTTCCGACCCGTAGGGGCGCGGGCTTGTCCCCGCCCGGTGTTGGCGCATCGATCATCAACCGCGGGCGACCACGAGGGTCGCCCCTACGTGCCGACGCGGATTGCACGTTCGTCAGGATCGCAGGGATCCTGACCTGCAATCCTTGGTCAACGCCTTTCTCCTTGACAAATCGCTCGTACCCGTGTCAATTGCCCCTTAACAACGGAGACGAAATATGTCCATCGAAGATAAATTGCGGCTGTTGCGGGAGAAGCAGCAGCAGGCCAAGCTCGGCGGGGGCGCCGACAAGATTGCGGCACAGCACAAGAAGGGCAAACTGACCGCGCGCGAGCGCCTCGAACTGCTGCTCGACCCCGGTTCGTTCGAGGAATTCGACATGTTCGTCACGCATCGCTCGACCGACTTCGGTCTCGACAAGGTCAGTTACCCCGGCGACGGCGTGGTGACCGGTTGCGGCCTGATCGACAATCGCATCGTCTTCGTGTTCAGCCAGGATTTCACCGTGTTTGGCGGCTCGCTTTCAGAGGCTCACGCCGAGAAGATCTGCAAGATTATGAAAGACGCGATGAAGGTAGGCGCGCCGGTGATCGGGCTCAACGATTCCGGCGGCGCGCGGATTCAGGAGGGGGTTGTCTCGCTGGGCGGCTATGCCGATATCTTCCTGCTGAATACGCTGGCCTCCGGCGTCGTCCCGCAGATTTCGGCGATTTTGGGTCCCTGCGCCGGCGGCGCGGTGTATTCGCCGGCGATCACCGATTTCGTCTTCATGGTGCGGAAGACCTCGTACATGTTTGTCACCGGCCCGAACGTCGTCAAGACGGTGACCCACGAGGATGTCACGATGGAGGACCTTGGGGGCGCCGATACGCACGCGAGCAAGAGCGGCGTCGCGCACTTCGCCTGCGATTCCGAGGCGGAGGCG from Candidatus Zixiibacteriota bacterium includes:
- a CDS encoding MBL fold metallo-hydrolase yields the protein MLQLGDYQVHCFVENRMYLDAGSVYGIIPKSIWSKFQQADANNLLPFDINLFVVRGHGKTVIFDAGLGDFLEDRQRKLYSISQPSKLGAGLRALGLTPAAIDIVILTHLHWDHAGGAVRLVDGKSALVFKNALHYVHRDEWEDGSHPDERTAGVYFPDRLQVIEAAEKLRLIDGDFEEILPGLVVRKIGGHTRGQLGVEIESQGKKLIYYADNFPSCYHLKVPYVSATDLFPLDTQRCKRETLPKAYEGGWLIAMDHDIDNKIVRLKYDGLKYTCEKVI